The following proteins are co-located in the Manihot esculenta cultivar AM560-2 chromosome 9, M.esculenta_v8, whole genome shotgun sequence genome:
- the LOC110623558 gene encoding autophagy-related protein 18a: MTTVSSPNPKNPNSFFHFMAQLHRSSTIPHHKPPDSDSETVNPSSSSTCPPPFPPCNPTQFPASSPSIYHLSFNQDNGCFAAGLDNGFCIYNTDPFMPFFRRDFDSRGGIGLVALLFRSNILCLVGGGSDPLYPITKVMIWEEHHSRCIGELSFRSEVKNVKLRRDRIIVVLPQKIFVYNFADLKLVHQIETTLNPKGLCEISCTSSPMVLVCPGLQKGQIRVENYGSKRTKFVMAHDSKIACMTMTQDARLLATASCKGTLIRVFNTLDGSLLQEVRRGADRAEIYSLAFSSNAQWLAVSSDKGTVHVFSIKVDSGLMSLANDRLHTAAETNNSNGLGISSLSILKGVLPKYFSSEWSVAQFRLPEGLQYFVAFGRQKNTVVIIGMDGSFYRCQFDPESGGEMTQLEYHNFLNSNNFLKQGETFPNTM, encoded by the exons ATGACCACCGTATCCTCTCCAAACCCTAAAAACCCTAATTCCTTCTTCCACTTCATGGCTCAGCTCCACCGCTCCTCTACCATTCCCCACCACAAGCCGCCGGATTCCGACTCTGAAACCGTCAATCCTTCCTCTTCCTCAACTTGCCCCCCGCCCTTTCCCCCTTGTAATCCCACCCAATTCCCCGCAAGTTCCCCATCAATCTACCACCTTTCTTTTAACCAAGACAATGGGTGCTTCGCAGCTGGCCTTGACAACGGTTTCTGTATCTACAATACCGATCCCTTCATGCCCTTCTTCCGCCGGGACTTCGACTCACGGGGCGGCATCGGCCTTGTAGCCTTGCTCTTCCGCAGCAACATCCTCTGCTTGGTCGGTGGTGGTTCCGATCCCCTCTACCCGATAACCAAGGTAATGATTTGGGAAGAACATCACTCCAGATGCATTGGCGAGTTATCGTTCCGGTCAGAGGTAAAAAACGTGAAACTCAGGCGGGACAGGATAATCGTTGTGTTGCCTCAGAAAATTTTTGTCTACAATTTTGCGGACTTGAAGCTGGTGCACCAAATCGAAACGACATTGAACCCAAAAGGGTTGTGTGAGATATCTTGTACTTCATCGCCAATGGTTCTGGTTTGCCCAGGCCTCCAAAAGGGTCAAATTAGAGTGGAGAATTATGGGTCGAAGAGAACCAAGTTTGTTATGGCACATGATTCGAAAATTGCGTGTATGACAATGACTCAAGATGCTAGATTGTTGGCTACTGCCAGTTGTAAGGGCACTTTGATTAGGGTCTTTAATACCTTGGACGGATCATTATTGCAGGAG GTCAGGAGAGGCGCAGACAGAGCTGAAATATACAGTCTTGCATTCTCTTCCAATGCACAGTGGTTAGCTGTCTCAAGTGATAAGGGTACTGTTCATGTATTTAGCATCAAGGTTGACTCAGGATTGATGTCATTGGCGAATGATAGATTGCATACTGCAGCTGAAACAAATAATTCTAATGGTTTAGGCATTTCGTCTCTTTCCATTTTGAAAG GTGTATTGCCAAAGTATTTCAGCTCAGAGTGGTCAGTGGCGCAGTTTCGGTTACCTGAAGGGTTGCAGTACTTTGTTGCATTTGGCCGCCAAAAGAACACAGTTGTAATCATTGGTATGGATGGGAG CTTCTATCGATGCCAATTTGACCCAGAAAGTGGTGGAGAGATGACTCAGCTTGAATATCATAATTTCCTGAACTCAAACAATTTCTTGAAGCAAGGAGAAACTTTTCCCAATACGATGTAA
- the LOC110623559 gene encoding probable histone H2A.5 has protein sequence METAKEKKGAGGRRGGDRKKAVSKSIRAGLQFPVGRIARFLKKGRYAQRFGAGSPIYLAAVLEYLAAEVLELAGNAARDNKKNRINPRHLLLAVRNDEELGKLLQGVTIASGGVLPNINPVLLPKKSAATDKASDSKSPKSTKSS, from the exons ATGGAGACTGCTAAGGAGAAGAAAGGTGCCggaggaagaagaggaggagacAGGAAGAAGGCCGTTTCGAAGTCGATTCGAGCGGGGCTCCAATTCCCGGTCGGACGAATTGCTCGCTTTCTCAAAAAAGGTCGCTATGCTCAGAGATTTGGGGCCGGAAGCCCGATTTATCTAGCTGCTGTTCTCGAGTATCTTGCTGCTGAG GTGCTTGAGTTGGCTGGTAATGCAGCACGAGACAACAAGAAGAACAGAATTAACCCTAGGCATTTGCTTTTAGCAGTTAGAAACGATGAGGAATTGGGGAAATTGCTGCAAGGTGTGACCATTGCTAGTGGTGGTGTGCTACCAAACATCAATCCAGTTCTTTTGCCCAAGAAATCTGCTGCCACTGATAAAGCTTCCGATTCCAAATCCCCCAAGTCTACCAAAAGCTCTTAA